The stretch of DNA AGTTTAGCACTTTCGTCGATTAACTTCAGGTTCTGATTGTTTGCAAGACGAGCTTTACTTTTTTCGATAATCATTTGTAAGTTGATTGTCGGTTTCCATTTTTCTACATTGAGAGCAGCAATCTGATCCCATGGTAAAGCTTCTTTTTTAGACCCTTCACTGATCTCGCTATAGGTAAGTTGATCGACCATTGCGATGTCAGAATTTACGCCACGTAGTTGGGTAGAGCCTCCGTTAACGCGATAAAATTTTTGGATTGTTAGTTTAATCGCTCCTAATTCATCTGTACGATTTTGTTGATCTACCGGGAAAATAGTTTGTACCGTGCCTTTCCCAAAAGTCTGTGGACTACCAACAACTACTGCACGACCATAGTCTTGCATGGCAGCGGCCAAAATTTCCGAGGCCGATGCAGAGAGCTCATTTACCATCACAACCAGCGGACCGTCATAAGCAATCGAAGGGTCTTTGTCTTCGTGAATTTTCATCATCCCATCACTTCTTTTTACCTGAACAATCGGCCCGCTTTTAATAAACAATCCGGCAATTTCGATTACTTCTTCAAGTGAGCCACCACCGTTGTTACGGACGTCGAAAATAAGTCCTTTGATGTCTTCTTTTTTCAGTTCATTGATTTCTGCCAATATATCATCCGATGGGTCGCGGCCTTTGTTGCCATTCATGCTGGTATAAAATTCTGGCAGATAAATAATTCCGTATTTATCTCCTTTTTCGTCTGTAATGACAGCAGATCGTGCGAAAGTTTCGTCGTATTCGATCACATCGCGCACAAGGTTAATAATTTGTTGAGAGCCGTCTTTTTTCTTTACTGTTAGGATAACTTCGGTTCCTTTTTTACCACGAATTAGGCGGATTGCTTCGTCGAGTAACATCCCAACAATATTTACAGCTTCCCCTTTTTTACCTTGAGCAACGCGCATAATTTGATCGCCAACTTGTAGTCGTCCATCTTTCCAGGCTGGCCCACCTACAACCAATTCTGCAATGGTTGCATAGCCTTTTTTATCTTGTAATTTTGCACCGATTCCTTCTAATTGTCCAGACATTAGAATGTCGAAATCTTCTTTATCGGTCGGTGAATAATACGCAGTGTGCGGATCATATTGTTCGGTGAAGCTATTCATGTACATAGTGAAATAGGCTTCTCGCTTACGTTTTTTGATTCGTCTGAAATAATCAGATATAATATCTTTTACTTGGTTACGTGCAATTTTTTCGACTTCGCTAAACGGCGTTTCTTTGGTGATTTTAGAGGCTGGAGAATCGTCGGCCAAAGGATCATTATTTTTTTGGGTAATCGAATCTTTTTTTGCTTTTTTGATTTCATCCAAATCATCTTGCATCGAAATGATTTCGAGCATTACGTTGTATTTTAAATATTGACGCCATCGGTCTTTCAGTTCTGTATGAGTTTTTGCATAACCAATGGTTTTAGGGTCCAAGGCAAAATTTTCTTTTTTGGTGAAATCCATTGGTTTTTCGAGCAATTCTTGTGTATATTTTTCTACTTCTTCTATTCTTTTGTAGAGCGTATCTACAGTTGCGAAATAGAAAGTGAGATCTTCGTTGTTGAAGAAATCGTCTTGTTTGTGAATATCTTTTTTGAAACTCTGAAAGTCAGAATCTAACAAAAAACGTTTTCCTGGATCGATGTATTCTAAATATTTGTAGAAAACTTTTTCAGAAAAATTATCGTTTATGTTTGCTGGTTTATAATGCAGATATTTTAATGTTGTCCGCGTGTTTCGAATAATTTTTTTATAATTTTCTTCATTTTCTTTATCACTTACCAAGGGTTTGCAAAAGCAAAAAGCTAAGAAACACATAGAAAAAAAGGCAAGTAGTATAGAGGTCTTTTTTATTAACATAAAATTTTTAAACACTTATAATTCAGTTTGGGTTATAATTTAATAATATTTTCAATACTCAAATATAGAACCAAAAAAATAAATATCAACTCAAATCTTTACATTTGTAGTAAACATAAAAAATAGACAATGAAAAGACCTTTAATTTTAGTTACTAATGATGATGGGATTACAGCTCCTGGGATTCGTGCATTGATTGATATGACCAAGGAGTTTGGTGATATTTATGTAGTTGCGCCAGATAGTCCGCAAAGTGGTATGGGGCATGCAGTTACTATTCATTCAATCATTCAAACTGAGGAGGTTTTGATCGAGGATGACACACGCAAAGAATTCTCTTGTTCTGGTACGCCTGTGGATTGTGTTAAATTGGCGGTAAGTAATATTTTACCTCGTCGACCAGATTTATGTGTTTCAGGGATTAATCATGGATCCAATTCATCAATCAATGTAATTTATTCTGGTACGATGTCGGCAGCTGTAGAAGCGGGGATAGAGGGGATTCCAGCGATTGGTTTTTCTTTACAGGATTTTTCTTACAATGCCGATTTCGAGGCGGCTCGAGAGTATATCCAAAAAATAATAAAACAAGTCCTGAATAATGGTTTGCCAAAAGGTGTAGTGCTCAATGTAAATATCCCGAAACTGCCAAAAGAAGAACTGAAAGGTATAAAAGTTTGTCGACAAGCCGATGCCAAATGGATAGAGGAGTTTGATAAACGTGAAGATCCACGAGGTAGAACGTATTATTGGATGACAGGTGAGTTTAAGAATTTAGACAAAGGAGAAGATACCGATGAGTTTGCTTTATCACAAGGTTATATTTCGGTTGTTCCGGTTCGATATGATTTGACAGCACATCATGTTTTAATGGAACTCAAAAACTGGGACTTATAATATTGTATGGTAGAATAAAAAAAGGAGCTATTAACGCTCCTTTTTTATTGATATTAATTTATTTATTTAGCAAGACTTTGTTCCAAAGCTCTAAATTCATCTTCTTTCGCTGTATTACCTGTTGCTTTGTAAGCAGAAATTAAATATTTAATGAATTGTAGATTGTTTTTATCCAATTCATGAGCTTTCACTAAATAAGGTAAGGCTTCGTTATAAGCATCTTTGCGTTTTTTCGTGTACTCTTCGTATACTGCACGTTGAGTTTTGCTCGTGCCTAAATTATTATTGATTTTATCTACGTATTCTTTTTCGTTCGATAAAATAGCCAAAGCCATGTTGATATTAGATTCTAAATGATTAGGATTTACAGCTAGTGCTTGTTTTAGGGTTTCTTTGGCTTTTTCTATTTGATTATCTTGTAAATATAACGTCCCTAAATTATAAAGTGCCGAAACATCTTTTGGGTTGTTTTTTACATTTTGCTCTAGCTGAGACGTCAACTGAGAAGTATTCCCGCTTTGTTGATAAATCGCTGTGGCTAAATTCGTAATATCCGCATCCGAACTATATTTGCTAAGTGCTTCATCTAATAGAGGATCGGTTGTT from Weeksella virosa DSM 16922 encodes:
- a CDS encoding carboxy terminal-processing peptidase is translated as MVSDKENEENYKKIIRNTRTTLKYLHYKPANINDNFSEKVFYKYLEYIDPGKRFLLDSDFQSFKKDIHKQDDFFNNEDLTFYFATVDTLYKRIEEVEKYTQELLEKPMDFTKKENFALDPKTIGYAKTHTELKDRWRQYLKYNVMLEIISMQDDLDEIKKAKKDSITQKNNDPLADDSPASKITKETPFSEVEKIARNQVKDIISDYFRRIKKRKREAYFTMYMNSFTEQYDPHTAYYSPTDKEDFDILMSGQLEGIGAKLQDKKGYATIAELVVGGPAWKDGRLQVGDQIMRVAQGKKGEAVNIVGMLLDEAIRLIRGKKGTEVILTVKKKDGSQQIINLVRDVIEYDETFARSAVITDEKGDKYGIIYLPEFYTSMNGNKGRDPSDDILAEINELKKEDIKGLIFDVRNNGGGSLEEVIEIAGLFIKSGPIVQVKRSDGMMKIHEDKDPSIAYDGPLVVMVNELSASASEILAAAMQDYGRAVVVGSPQTFGKGTVQTIFPVDQQNRTDELGAIKLTIQKFYRVNGGSTQLRGVNSDIAMVDQLTYSEISEGSKKEALPWDQIAALNVEKWKPTINLQMIIEKSKARLANNQNLKLIDESAKLMKSLDNTKTIPLNIEEYRKFREQREKSIERFDVLDKYKNNLTFSNTAREQALTKNDTVLKTRRENWHKGLQKDLYVEESINVLRDLRK
- the surE gene encoding 5'/3'-nucleotidase SurE; translated protein: MKRPLILVTNDDGITAPGIRALIDMTKEFGDIYVVAPDSPQSGMGHAVTIHSIIQTEEVLIEDDTRKEFSCSGTPVDCVKLAVSNILPRRPDLCVSGINHGSNSSINVIYSGTMSAAVEAGIEGIPAIGFSLQDFSYNADFEAAREYIQKIIKQVLNNGLPKGVVLNVNIPKLPKEELKGIKVCRQADAKWIEEFDKREDPRGRTYYWMTGEFKNLDKGEDTDEFALSQGYISVVPVRYDLTAHHVLMELKNWDL